The following proteins are encoded in a genomic region of Arachis ipaensis cultivar K30076 chromosome B02, Araip1.1, whole genome shotgun sequence:
- the LOC107627440 gene encoding protein MAIN-LIKE 1-like codes for MVDECMANFGILLGQNDHVSSAIKLSWIRQIRDAKTLDTPKFVQCYARCHIFCLIGTTLFLDKSALMESCKYLRMLRNFAEISSYSCGSAYLAYLYKSLCQVLRYNTKDMDGPLVLLHV; via the coding sequence ATGGTCGACGAATGCATGGCCAACTTTGGAATACTGCTGGGCCAAAACGATCATGTATCTAGTGCGATCAAGTTGTCATGGATAAGACAAATCCGTGATGCGAAAACGTTGGACACTCCAAAGTTTGTACAATGCTATGCCCGATGTCACATATTCTGCTTGATTGGAACCACTTTATTTCTTGACAAGTCGGCATTGATGGAGAGCTGCAAGTACTTGCGCATGTTGAGGAATTTTGCAGAAATTAGTTCTTACAGTTGCGGATCGGCGTATTTGGCATATCTGTATAAGTCCCTGTGCCAGGTCTTGCGTTATAATACCAAGGATATGGATGGTCCACTAGTGTTGTTGCATGTCTAG